In Dryobates pubescens isolate bDryPub1 chromosome 19, bDryPub1.pri, whole genome shotgun sequence, the following are encoded in one genomic region:
- the LOC128898182 gene encoding uncharacterized protein LOC128898182, with amino-acid sequence MGELRIHSVLVSGANRGIGLGLVQRFLGMPTPPKWVFAGCRDPKGQRAQWHTGGASAQPLLPLCAHTVPSLQELQKLASKHPNLVIVPLDVSNPASIKAAAATVEKHLGGSGLTLLINNAGIAKFHNLEDETLEVMSQVYTTNTIGPMLMGQAFLPLLKKAAQGSPGSGLSCSKAAIVNVASNTGSIASSIAWDMVQLVSYRCSKTALNMLTKCQSLAYREHGILCIGVHPGWVQTDMGSTAGQKV; translated from the exons atgggagaACTTCGCATCCACTCCGTGCTGGTGAGCGGCGCCAACCGGGGCATCGGCCTGGGGCTCGTCCAGCGCTTCCTGGGGATGCCAACCCCACCCAAGTGGGTCTTTGCGGGGTGCAGGGACCCCAAGGGGCAGCGAgcacag TGGCACACAGGAggagcctctgcacagcccctgctgcctctgtgtgccCACACAGTTCCCTCTCTGCAGGAGCTACAGAAGTTGGCCTCCAAGCACCCCAACCTGGTCATTGTCCCTCTTG ATGTCTCCAACCCTGCCAGcatcaaggcagctgcagccacagttgAGAAGCAcctggggggctcagggctgaccCTGCTCATCAACAATGCTGGGATTGCCAAGTTCCATAACCTTGAGGATGAGACCCTGGAGGTCATGAGCCAGGTTTACACCACCAACACCATTGGACCAATGCTGATGGGCCAG GCATTCCTGCCCTTGCtgaagaaggctgcccaggggagcccAGGCTCAggactgagctgcagcaaggcagccatCGTCAACGTGGCTAGCAATACTGGCTCCATTGCATCTTCCATTGCATGGGACATGGTACAATTAGTGTCCTACCGTTGCAGCAAG ACTGCTCTCAACATGCTGACCAAGTGCCAGTCCCTGGCGTACCGGGAGCACGGCATCCTCTGCATTGGTGTGCACCCTGGCTGGGTGCAAACTGAcatggggagcactgctgggcaaAAGGTATGA
- the LOC104309069 gene encoding C-factor, whose product MGELRIHSVLVTGANRGIGLGLVQHFLGMPTPPKWVFAGCRDPKGQRAQELQNLASKHPNLVIILLDVSNPGSIKAAAATVEKHLGGSGLTLLINNAGIAMFNNLENETLEDMIQVYTTDTIGPLLMGQVFLPLLKKAAQGNPSSALSCSKAAIVNISSSTASIASSSYWDMVQIVSSRCSKAALNMLTKCQSLGYGEHGILCVALHPGWVQTDMGRVGGHQPPVTVDSSVRGMLNVLSSLSEKDTGTFLDWEGKVLPW is encoded by the exons atgggagaACTTCGCATCCACTCCGTGCTGGTGACCGGCGCCAACCGGGGCATCGGCCTGGGGCTCGTCCAGCACTTCCTGGGGATGCCAACCCCACCCAAGTGGGTCTTTGCGGGGTGCAGGGACCCCAAGGGGCAGCGAgcacag GAACTACAGAACCTGGCCTCCAAGCACCCCAACCTGGTCATCATCCTTCTTG ATGTTTCCAACCCTGGCAGcatcaaggcagctgcagccacagttgAGAAGCAcctggggggctcagggctgaccCTGCTCATCAACAATGCTGGGATTGCCATGTTCAATAACCTTGAGAATGAGACCCTGGAGGATATGATACAGGTTTACACCACCGACACCATTGGGCCCTTGCTGATGGGACAG GTGTTCCTACCCTTGCtgaagaaggctgcccaggggaatcCAAGttcagcactgagctgcagcaaggcagccatCGTCAACATCTCCAGCAGTACTGCGTCCATTGCATCTTCCAGTTACTGGGACATGGTTCAAATAGTGTCCTCTCGCTGCAGCAAG GCTGCTCTCAACATGCTGACCAAGTGCCAGTCCCTGGGGTACGGGGAGCACGGCATCCTCTGCGTTGCTCTGCACCCCGGCTGGGTGCAAACTGACATGGGGAGAGTTGGTGGGCACCAG cctcctgtgaCAGTGGACTCCAGTGTGCGAGGGATGCTGAATgtgctttcctccctctctgagAAAGACACTGGCACCTTCCtggactgggaagggaaggtgttgccctggtga